The genomic region ACGGCGTTTTCGGTCAACGCCCAAGGACTTTGGCTGACGGCGCGACACGTGGTTCAGGGCTGCGGCGCGATCGGGCTGAGGGAGCGGCAGCGCTGGGTTCGCGCCACCGTCGCCTGGGCGCACCCGAACGCCGATGTCGCCCTCTTGCGCACGCAGAACGGATCCCCGCCGCTCGCCCTCTCCGAGTCCGCGCCGCTCCGGGGCATGGACGGCTACGGCATGGGCTTCCCGCAGGGCCGGCCGGGCGCAGTGCACGGGCGCCTGCTTGGGCGCGCGCAGATGCAGGCGCGCGGGCTGTTCCAGGGCCGGGCGCCGACGCTCGAATGGGCCGAGGTGCGTCGCGCGCCGTCCTTTCGCGGCTCGCTCGGGGGGATCAGCGGCGGGCCGCTGCTTGACGGCGAGGGGCGTGTGCTCGGCGTGATGGTAGCGGAGGAGCCGCGACGGGGGCGGTTCTCCACCGCCGCGCCTGAGACGCTGCTCGCCATGGCCGGCCCGAACCGGCCGATCCCGCTCGGCGCGGCGCGCACCCCGCCCGTTCCGGTCACCCCGGGCGGGTTCGGAGCGGTGGCCGACCAGCTCCGCGGCCGCCTCTCGATCGCACAGGTTCTCTGCCAGGCGCGCTGAGGGACTTCAGCGCTCGATCGGCGTTCCTTCGGGCGTGAGCGAGACATGCGCCGAGACGATCCGCCAGCCAAGGCCCGGCAGCCGCGCGAGGATCTTCGTCTCGCGCCCGATCAGCCCGGTGGCGAGGCGGCGATAGACGATGTTGGTCACGCCGAGATCGCGCCCGAAGGTCGTCACCAGGACTTCGAGCCGCTCGCGCGCCTGGTAGCCGCCGGTCTGCGCGCGCCGGAAGCGGCGGATCGCCTCCATCCCGACCAGGATCTCGTTCACCCCCATCCGGACCGTGCGCGGATCGTCCCAGAACAGCGCCTCGAGCGTCGCGACGTCGTTCGTCATCAGCGCCGTCTCATAGCGGTCGATGATCGCCCGAACCTCAGCCACCACCTCGGGACTGTCGATCTCCATCGGGGTTTCCCTCCGCTGCCGCGCCGCTAGGATGCGCGAGCGACGCGACGGAGGCGACAGGACGTGACCGAGCTCAACCGAATGACCGCAACCGCTCTCGCCGCGGCCTATGCCGCGCGTCGTCTCTCCCCTGTCGAGGTGCTCGAGGCGGCGATCGCGCGCGCCGAGACGGTGCAGGCGAAGCTCAACGCCTTCAGCCTGATCGACCCCGCGGCGGCGAAGGCGGCGGCGCGGGAGAGCGAGGCGCGCTGGCGCAAAGGCGAACCGCTCGGGCCGCTCGATGGCGTTCCGCTCGCGATCAAGGACAATCACGGCCTGCGCGGCTGGCCG from Elioraea tepida harbors:
- a CDS encoding S1 family peptidase, which encodes MGGLDRIAFLMLIMMALWAFFGEEREGAAPPPAPRAQSLPFQPQAAPPPAVLAPLPPPSPRDPVFEVIADGPGGGTSTGTAFSVNAQGLWLTARHVVQGCGAIGLRERQRWVRATVAWAHPNADVALLRTQNGSPPLALSESAPLRGMDGYGMGFPQGRPGAVHGRLLGRAQMQARGLFQGRAPTLEWAEVRRAPSFRGSLGGISGGPLLDGEGRVLGVMVAEEPRRGRFSTAAPETLLAMAGPNRPIPLGAARTPPVPVTPGGFGAVADQLRGRLSIAQVLCQAR
- a CDS encoding AtzH-like domain-containing protein; this encodes MEIDSPEVVAEVRAIIDRYETALMTNDVATLEALFWDDPRTVRMGVNEILVGMEAIRRFRRAQTGGYQARERLEVLVTTFGRDLGVTNIVYRRLATGLIGRETKILARLPGLGWRIVSAHVSLTPEGTPIER